In the genome of Streptomyces sp. V2I9, one region contains:
- a CDS encoding fumarate reductase/succinate dehydrogenase flavoprotein subunit, with protein sequence MPDYPQYRTGEPVVDTKAPEGPVHERWDTRRFQAKLVNPANRRKHTVIVVGTGLAGGAAGATLAEQGYHVVQFCFQDSPRRAHSVAAQGGINAAKNYRNDGDSIHRLFYDTVKGGDFRARESNVHRLAQISVEIIDQCVAQGVPFAREYGGLLDNRSFGGVQVSRTFYARGQTGQQLLLGAYQALSRQIAAGGVELHARTEMLDLIVIDGRARGIVARDLVTGKIDTYFADAVVLATGGYGNVFHLSTNAMNSNATAIWRAHRRGAYFANPCFTQIHPTCIPRTGDHQSKLTLMSESLRNDGRIWVPKAKGDTRPADRIPEDERDYYLERVYPAFGNLVPRDIASRAAKNVCDEGRGVGPGGQGVYLDFTEAIGRMGRKAVEAGYGNLFEMYQRITDEDPYTVPMRIYPAVHYTMGGLWVDYDLQTTIPGLFAIGEANFSDHGANRLGASALMQGLADGYFVLPSTINDYLARNPHTGNADAEHPAVAEAVAETEDRLHLLLSVDGDRTPDSFHREIGELMWEHCGMARTEDGLRGALERIPEIREEFWRRIKVPGTGEQFNQSLEKANRIVDYLELAELMCLDALHRAESCGGHFREESQTPEGEAERRDEEFSYAAAWEFTATGEAPVLHKEDLVFEYVHPTQRSYA encoded by the coding sequence ATGCCCGACTACCCGCAGTACCGCACGGGCGAGCCCGTCGTCGACACGAAAGCCCCCGAGGGCCCTGTCCACGAGCGCTGGGACACCCGCCGCTTCCAGGCCAAGCTCGTGAACCCCGCCAACCGGCGCAAACACACCGTGATCGTCGTCGGCACCGGGCTGGCCGGCGGCGCGGCCGGAGCCACCCTCGCCGAACAGGGCTACCACGTCGTCCAGTTCTGTTTCCAGGACTCGCCCCGGCGTGCCCACTCGGTGGCCGCCCAGGGCGGTATCAACGCCGCGAAGAACTACCGCAACGACGGCGACTCCATCCACCGGCTCTTCTACGACACCGTCAAGGGCGGTGACTTCCGCGCCCGCGAGTCCAACGTCCACCGGCTCGCCCAGATCTCCGTCGAGATCATCGACCAGTGCGTCGCCCAGGGCGTCCCCTTCGCCCGCGAGTACGGCGGCCTCCTCGACAACCGCTCCTTCGGCGGCGTCCAGGTCTCCCGTACGTTCTACGCGCGCGGCCAGACCGGACAGCAGCTCCTCCTCGGCGCGTACCAGGCGCTGTCCCGGCAGATCGCCGCCGGCGGCGTCGAACTCCACGCCCGCACCGAGATGCTGGACCTGATCGTGATCGACGGAAGGGCGCGCGGCATCGTCGCCCGCGACCTCGTCACCGGGAAGATCGACACCTACTTCGCCGACGCGGTCGTCCTCGCCACCGGCGGCTACGGCAACGTCTTCCACCTGTCCACCAACGCCATGAACTCCAACGCCACCGCGATCTGGCGCGCCCACCGGCGCGGCGCCTACTTCGCCAACCCCTGCTTCACCCAGATCCACCCCACCTGCATCCCGCGCACCGGCGACCACCAGTCCAAGCTCACCCTGATGAGCGAGTCGCTCCGCAACGACGGCCGCATCTGGGTCCCCAAGGCCAAGGGCGACACCCGCCCGGCGGACCGGATCCCCGAGGACGAGCGCGACTACTACCTGGAGCGCGTCTACCCCGCCTTCGGCAACCTGGTGCCCCGCGACATCGCCTCCCGCGCCGCCAAGAACGTCTGCGACGAGGGACGCGGCGTCGGCCCCGGCGGGCAGGGCGTCTACCTGGACTTCACCGAGGCCATCGGCCGGATGGGCCGCAAGGCGGTGGAGGCCGGGTACGGCAATCTCTTCGAGATGTACCAGCGGATCACCGACGAGGACCCGTACACGGTCCCGATGCGGATCTACCCCGCCGTGCACTACACGATGGGCGGCCTCTGGGTCGACTACGACCTCCAGACCACCATCCCCGGCCTCTTCGCCATCGGGGAGGCCAACTTCTCCGACCACGGGGCCAACCGGCTCGGCGCGTCCGCCCTGATGCAGGGCCTCGCCGACGGCTACTTCGTCCTGCCGTCCACCATCAACGACTACCTCGCCCGCAACCCGCACACCGGGAACGCCGACGCCGAACACCCCGCCGTCGCCGAGGCGGTGGCGGAGACCGAGGACCGGCTCCACCTGCTGCTCTCCGTCGACGGCGACCGCACCCCCGACTCCTTCCACCGCGAGATCGGTGAACTCATGTGGGAGCACTGCGGGATGGCCCGCACCGAGGATGGCCTGCGCGGTGCCCTCGAGCGAATCCCCGAGATCCGCGAGGAGTTCTGGCGCCGCATCAAGGTCCCCGGCACCGGCGAACAGTTCAACCAGTCGCTGGAGAAGGCCAATCGCATCGTGGACTACCTGGAGCTCGCCGAGCTGATGTGCCTCGACGCCCTGCACCGCGCCGAATCCTGCGGGGGCCACTTCCGCGAGGAGTCCCAGACCCCGGAGGGCGAGGCCGAACGCCGCGACGAGGAGTTCTCCTACGCCGCCGCCTGGGAGTTCACCGCCACCGGTGAGGCCCCCGTCCTGCACAAGGAAGACCTCGTCTTCGAGTACGTCCACCCCACCCAGCGGAGCTACGCATGA
- a CDS encoding succinate dehydrogenase/fumarate reductase iron-sulfur subunit has product MKLTLRVWRQKDAATPGAMATYEVDGISADMSFLEMLDTLNEELILAGDEPVAFDHDCREGICGACSLVINGDAHGPERTTTCQLHMRSFSDGDTIDIEPWRASAFPVVKDLVVDRSSFDRIIQSGGYISAPTGTAPDAHATPVPKPDADFAFEHAECIGCGACVAACPNGSAMLFTSAKVNHLGVLPQGAPERETRVLDMVAQMDEEGFGGCTLAGECATACPKGIPLPSIAAMNKEWLRATRKVRR; this is encoded by the coding sequence ATGAAGCTCACCCTGCGCGTCTGGCGCCAGAAGGACGCCGCGACGCCCGGCGCCATGGCCACCTACGAAGTCGACGGCATCTCCGCCGACATGTCGTTCCTGGAGATGCTCGACACCCTCAACGAAGAACTCATCCTCGCCGGGGACGAACCCGTCGCCTTCGACCACGACTGCCGTGAGGGCATCTGCGGCGCGTGCAGCCTCGTCATCAACGGCGACGCCCACGGCCCGGAGCGCACCACCACCTGCCAGCTCCACATGCGGTCGTTCTCCGACGGCGACACGATCGACATCGAACCCTGGCGGGCCTCCGCCTTCCCGGTCGTCAAGGACCTGGTCGTGGACCGTTCGTCGTTCGACCGGATCATCCAGTCCGGCGGCTACATCTCCGCCCCGACCGGCACCGCCCCGGACGCCCACGCCACCCCGGTGCCCAAGCCCGACGCCGACTTCGCCTTCGAGCACGCCGAGTGCATCGGCTGCGGAGCCTGCGTCGCCGCCTGCCCCAACGGCTCGGCGATGCTGTTCACCTCGGCGAAGGTCAACCACCTGGGCGTCCTGCCGCAGGGCGCGCCCGAGCGCGAGACCCGCGTGCTGGACATGGTGGCGCAGATGGACGAGGAGGGGTTCGGCGGGTGCACCCTGGCCGGCGAGTGCGCGACCGCCTGCCCCAAGGGCATCCCGCTGCCGTCGATCGCCGCGATGAACAAGGAGTGGCTGCGCGCGACCCGTAAGGTCCGCCGCTGA
- the uvrA gene encoding excinuclease ABC subunit UvrA, whose amino-acid sequence MHSPHDPYVRVRGAREHNLKDVRVDIPRDTLTVFTGVSGSGKSSLAFGTIYAEAQRRYFESVAPYARRLIHQVGAPAVGEITGLPPAVSLEQRRSAPGARSSVGTVTTLSNSLRMLFSRAGDYPPGAERLDSDSFSPNTAVGACPECHGLGRIHRTDEALLVPDPSLSIREGAIAAWPGAWQGKNLRDVLDALGYDVDRPWRELDAKDREWILFTDEQPVVTVHPVREAGRIQRPYQGTYMSARRYVLHTFADTRSRSLRAKAESFLTSAPCPVCEGSRLRPEAMAVTFAGRTIAELAGMPLSALAEVLAGAGGEETARVLTGDLLARIGTVTELGLGYLSLDRTAPTLSSGELQRLRMATQLRSGLFGVVYVLDEPSAGLHPADTEALLGVLGRLKEAGNSVFVVEHQMDVVRRADWLVDVGPLAGEHGGRVLHSGPPEGLALVPESATRRFLFPEVEPDPPVREKRTPSGWIRLTGVERHNVRGVDAAFPLGVFTAVTGVSGSGKSTLVGQVLAGVLADRQAGEESTAGDLSCATATGLEAVDRLVQVDQKPIGRTPRSNLATYTGLFDTVRKLFARTGTARERGYTAGRFSFNVSGGRCETCQGEGFVSVELLFLPSTYAPCPDCHGARYNPQTLEVTLEGLTIAQVLDLTVESAAGFFSGTPAAERPLRTLLDVGLGYLRLGQPATELSGGEAQRIKLAAELQRTRRGHTLYLLDEPTTGLHPADVEVLMRQLHSLVDAGNTVVVVEHDMAVVAGADHVVDMGPEGGDRGGRIVAAGTPEEVARAAGSRTAPFLAKALRR is encoded by the coding sequence ATGCACTCCCCCCACGATCCGTACGTCCGGGTGCGCGGCGCCCGCGAGCACAACCTCAAGGACGTGCGGGTCGACATCCCGCGCGACACCCTGACCGTCTTCACGGGCGTGTCGGGATCCGGGAAGTCCTCGCTGGCCTTCGGAACCATCTACGCGGAGGCGCAGCGGCGCTACTTCGAGTCCGTCGCCCCCTACGCACGACGGCTGATCCACCAGGTGGGCGCACCCGCCGTCGGGGAGATCACCGGGCTTCCGCCCGCCGTCTCACTGGAGCAGCGGCGCTCCGCGCCGGGTGCCCGCTCGTCGGTGGGGACGGTGACCACCCTCTCCAACTCCCTGCGCATGCTCTTCTCCCGTGCGGGCGACTATCCGCCGGGGGCCGAGCGGCTGGACTCCGACTCCTTCTCCCCCAACACGGCGGTCGGGGCGTGTCCGGAGTGCCACGGGCTGGGGCGGATCCACCGGACGGACGAAGCGCTGCTCGTCCCCGACCCCTCCCTGTCGATCCGGGAAGGGGCGATCGCCGCCTGGCCGGGCGCCTGGCAGGGCAAGAATCTGCGGGACGTGCTGGACGCACTCGGGTACGACGTCGACCGGCCGTGGCGCGAGCTGGACGCGAAGGACCGGGAGTGGATCCTGTTCACCGATGAGCAGCCGGTGGTCACGGTGCATCCGGTGCGGGAGGCCGGACGGATCCAACGCCCCTACCAGGGCACGTACATGAGCGCCCGGCGCTATGTACTGCACACCTTCGCCGACACCAGGAGCCGCTCCCTGCGGGCGAAGGCGGAAAGCTTCCTGACCAGTGCCCCGTGCCCGGTCTGCGAGGGGAGCCGGCTGCGGCCGGAGGCGATGGCGGTGACGTTCGCCGGGCGGACCATCGCGGAGCTGGCCGGAATGCCTCTGTCGGCGTTGGCCGAGGTGCTGGCGGGGGCGGGGGGCGAGGAGACGGCCCGCGTGCTGACCGGTGATCTGCTGGCGCGGATCGGGACGGTGACGGAACTGGGGCTCGGCTATCTGAGCCTGGACCGCACCGCTCCGACGCTCTCCTCGGGCGAGCTGCAACGGCTGCGGATGGCCACCCAGTTGCGGTCGGGCCTGTTCGGTGTCGTCTACGTCCTGGACGAGCCCTCCGCCGGTCTGCACCCGGCGGACACCGAGGCGCTGCTCGGTGTGCTGGGCCGGCTGAAGGAGGCCGGGAACTCGGTCTTCGTGGTGGAGCACCAGATGGACGTGGTGCGGCGGGCGGACTGGCTGGTGGACGTGGGCCCGCTGGCCGGGGAGCACGGGGGGCGGGTGCTGCACAGCGGGCCGCCCGAGGGGCTGGCCCTGGTGCCGGAGTCGGCGACGCGCCGCTTCCTCTTCCCCGAGGTGGAGCCGGACCCGCCGGTACGGGAGAAGCGGACGCCGTCCGGGTGGATCCGGCTCACCGGGGTGGAGCGGCACAATGTGCGGGGCGTCGACGCGGCGTTCCCGCTCGGCGTGTTCACGGCGGTGACCGGTGTCTCCGGGTCGGGCAAGTCGACGCTGGTGGGCCAGGTACTCGCCGGCGTGCTGGCGGACCGGCAGGCGGGCGAGGAGTCCACGGCGGGCGACCTGTCCTGCGCGACGGCCACCGGGCTGGAGGCGGTGGACCGGCTGGTCCAGGTGGACCAGAAGCCCATCGGGCGGACGCCCCGGTCCAATCTGGCCACGTACACCGGTCTGTTCGACACCGTGCGCAAGCTCTTCGCGCGGACGGGGACGGCGCGGGAGCGGGGGTACACGGCGGGGCGGTTCTCGTTCAACGTGAGCGGCGGGCGGTGCGAGACCTGTCAGGGCGAGGGATTCGTCTCGGTGGAGCTGCTGTTCCTGCCCAGTACGTACGCGCCCTGCCCGGACTGCCACGGCGCGCGTTACAACCCCCAGACACTGGAGGTCACCCTGGAGGGACTGACGATCGCTCAGGTCCTGGATCTGACCGTGGAGTCGGCGGCGGGGTTCTTCTCCGGTACGCCTGCCGCCGAGCGTCCGCTGCGGACCCTGCTGGACGTGGGGCTCGGCTACCTGCGGCTCGGGCAGCCGGCCACGGAGCTGTCCGGCGGTGAGGCGCAGCGCATCAAGCTGGCGGCGGAGCTCCAGCGCACCCGGCGCGGGCACACGCTGTATCTGCTGGACGAGCCGACGACGGGGCTGCATCCGGCCGATGTGGAGGTGCTGATGCGGCAGTTGCACTCCCTGGTCGACGCCGGGAACACCGTGGTGGTCGTGGAGCACGACATGGCCGTGGTGGCGGGCGCGGACCATGTCGTCGACATGGGCCCCGAGGGCGGGGACCGGGGCGGGCGGATCGTCGCGGCCGGCACGCCGGAGGAGGTGGCCCGCGCCGCCGGAAGCCGTACGGCCCCGTTCCTGGCGAAGGCGCTGCGCCGCTGA